From the genome of Pseudonocardia sp. EC080619-01:
CCCTCGACGCCCGGCCCTGCGGGACCGGCGGGGACGGGAGCGGCGGATGACCCCCGACGACACCCCGGTCGTGATCGCGGCCCGCCGCACCCCGGTCGGCACGGCGGGCGGCGCGCTGCGCGGCCACACCGTCGACGCGCTCGCGGCGCCGGTGCTCGCCGCGCTGGCCGCGGAGATCGACACCCCGGTCGACGACGTGCTGCTCGGCAACGTGTTCGGCCCCGGCGGCAACCCGGCGCGGGTCGCAGCGCTGGCGGCCGGGCTGGGCGAGACCGTCCCCGGGATGACCGTCGACCGGCAGTGCGCGAGCGGGCTCGCGGCGATCGTCGCCGCGGCCGGCTCGGTCCGGGCGGGCGACGGCGCCGCGTACCTCGCCGGCGGCGCCGAGTCCGCCTCCACCGCACCGGCCCGGACCTGGCCCGACGGCACGTCGTACACCCGGGCACCGTTCGCCCCGGCCGGGAGCCCCGACCCCGACATGGGGCCGGCCGCGGACGTCCTCGCCGCACGGTCCGGGATCTCCCGGGAACGCCAGGACGCCTTCGCCGCACGCAGCCACGCCCGCGCCGTGGACGCGCAGCGCGCGGGCCGGTTCGACGGCGAGATCGTCGCCGTCGGCGGGGCCACCGCCGACGAGCGTCCCCGCGACCGTTTCACCGCCGAGCGGCTCGCCCGGTTCCGGCCCGCCTTCACCGCGGACGGCACGCACACCGCCGCGAACTCGTGCGGCGTGAACGACGGGGCGGCCGCCGTCCTCCTGGTCTCCGAGGCCCGCCGCCGGGAGCTCGGCGTCCCCGGTCTCGCGCTGGAGGCCGCGGCCACCCGCGGCTGCGCCCCCGAGCTGCTGGGGCTCGGCGCGGTCCCGGCGATCGTCGCGACGCAGGGCCTGCGGCCGCTGCGTCCGGTCCCGCTGTCCGGCGGTGACCCGCCACCGGGGGATCCCGCCGCGCCGGACGCGATCGAGTTCACCGAGGCCTTCGCCGGGCAGGTCCTGGCCTGCGTCGACGCCGCCGGGCTCGACGAGGACCGGGTCAGCCCGGACGGCGGCGCCATCGCGCTCGGGCATCCGTGGGGTGCGTCGGGGGCGGTGCTCGTCGTCCGACTGTTCCACCGTCTCGTCGTGCAGGGGCTCGGCGAGACCGGCCTGGCCGCACTGTCGTCCGGGGGCGGCCTCGGCGTCGCCACCCGCTGGAGGGTCGTCCGATGATCGAGTTCGACGGGATCGGCCACCGGTACGGCGAGCGCGTCGTCCTCGACGGCGTCGATCTCACGCTGCCCCAGCAGCGGGTCGCGCTGGTCGGGGCGAACGGGTCCGGCAAGTCGACCCTCGCGCGGACGGTCAACGGGCTGGTCCGCCCGACCGCGGGCAGCGTCCGGGTCGACGGCCGCGACCCCGCTCGCCAGGGTGCCGCCGTCCGGCGCCGGGTCGGGTTCGTGTTCAGCGACCCCGACTCGCAGATCGTCATGCCGACGGCCGGTGAGGACGTCGCGTTCTCACTGCGCCGGACCGTCCGGAACCGCGCGGAGCGCTCCCGGCTGGCCGCGGAGAAGCTCACCGAGTTCGGCCTCGGCGACCACGTGGAGCACCCCGCGCACCAGCTCTCCGGCGGTCAGAAGCAGCTCCTCGCGCTGTGCGCGGTGCTCGTGCTCGACCCGGACGTGCTGGTGTGCGACGAGCCCACCACCCTGCTCGACCTGCGCAACAAGCGTGCGTTCGCGGAGCGGCTGGCCGGGCTGCGCCAGCAGGTCCTGCTCGCCACGCACGACCTCGACCTGCTCGACGGCTTCGACCGCGTGATCGTCCTCGACGGTGGCCGGGTCGTCGCCGACGACGAGCCGGGCCCCGCGGTCGCGTACTACCGGAAGATCTGTTCGGAGTGACCCCGCTCGGCCTCTACGAACCCGGCACGAGCCCGCTGCACCGCGCGCCGGCCGGCCCGTCGCTGCTCGTCGTCCTGGTGGTGGCCGGGGGCACCGTCCTGACCTCCGACCCGCGGGTCCTCGGGGCGGTCTGCGGGGTGGTGGCGCTCGGCTACGTCGTCGCCCGGATCCCGTGGCGGCGGATCAGGCCGCTGCTGCGCACCCTGGCGCTGCTGCTGGTGCTGATCGGGGTCGTCCAGTGGTGGCTGCTCGGCCCGGACCGGGCGCTGGTGATCGCGCTGCGGCTGGTCGCCGCGATCGGGGTGGCCACCCTGTTCACGCTGACGACCCGGGTGGACGACGTGGTCGGTGCGGTCGAGCGCGGGCTCGGGCCGTTCCGTCGGTTCGGCGTCGACCCCGAGCGCCTCGGTCTTCTCGTCGGGCTGACGATCCAGTCCGTGGGGACGCTGTCCGGCATCGCCGGGCAGGTCAGGGCCGCGGCGCGGGCCCGCGGTGCCGGCGGGTCGGTGACGGCGTTCGCGGTGCCGTTCATGATCCGCACGCTGCGCCACGCCGACGCACTCGGCGAGGCACTGGCCGCCCGTGGCTGGGGCGACGGCCCCGACGACCGCAGCGGCCAGCCTTTGCAGTAACTACTGCAAAGGCTGTAATGTCCGTTTCGTGCCACCCACGGAACAGGAACTCGACGTCGTCGACGAGATCGCCGCGTCCTTCGAGCGCGAGGGCCTGCCGCTGATCACCGGCCGGGTGATCGGCTGGCTGCTGATCAGCGACCCGCCCGAGCAGAGCGCCGCCCAGCTGGCCGAGGTGCTCGGTGTCAGCCGCAGCTCGATCAGCACCGCGACCCGGATGCTGACGCCCGGCGGCCTCGTGGAACGGGTGCGCACCCGCGACTCGCGGGTCGAGCTGTTCCGGATCGCGCCCGACGGCTGGAGCCGGATGCTCGCCGAGCGCCACGCCCGGGCCACCGCGTTCCGGCAGGTGCTGGAGCACGGCCTCGACGTGCTCGCCGACCAGCCGGACGCCCGCCGCGACCGGCTCGTGAACGTCCACGAGCTCTACCTGTTCCTGGAGTCCGAACTGCCCGCCCTGTGGGAACGGTGGGAGTCCCGACGCACCGGAGGCGACCGATGACCACCCCGCGCGACCACGTGATCGAGCGCCCCGAGGGGAACCTGCATGTCCACCTCGCCGGGGACACCGGCCCGCCGGTGCTGCTGCTGTCCGGTGCCGGCCTCGACAACGCGATGCTGAGCTGGAAGCACCTGATCCCGGACCTCGCGCGCGACCACCGGGTGATCGCGCCGGACTGGCCGAAGCAGGGCCGCAGCCGGCCGTGGAACGGCCGGGCCACGCACGCCGTCCTGCTGCGGACGGTCACCGACGTGCTGGACGACCTCGGCGTCGAGCGGGCCGCCGTCGTCGGGCTCTCCCAGGGCGGCGCACTGGCGCTCGCCTCCGCGATCGAGCACCCGGACCGGGTGGAGCGCCTCGTCGCGCTCGCCCCGGCCGGGATCCTGGAGTTCCCGCCGGGGCTCCACCAGCTGCTGTGGCTCACCGCGAGGGTGCCGCTGCTGTCGCGGACCCTGCCGAACCTGGCGTTCCGCGGCCGGGCGGCCGTCACCGCCTTCACCCGTCGGGCACTGTTCGGCTCGTCCGACCGCGTCGCCGACCTCGACGAGATCGTCGAACGGGTGCTGGACGAGGCCCGGGCCGGGAACGCCGGCAGCTCGGACTGGCAGAACGACTCGATCGGCTTCCGCCGCATGCGGCTGGACCTGCGTCCGCGGCTGCCGGAGATCCGGTGTCCGGCACTGTTCGTCCAGGGCGACCGGGACGCCGGCGTCCCCCTCGCGCGGACCCGCGCGGCGGCGGACGCCGTCCCCGGTGCCCGGCTGGAGGTCCTGCCCGGGCGGGGGCACTGGTCGAACCGGGAGTCCCCGGACGAGGTGAACGCACTGGTCAGGGCTTTCCTGACCGAGGACGAACCTCGGATCCGCTACGACGACAGCGACGTCGAAGGGCTCGATCCCGACATCCAGCGGATGTTCCACGGCGACGAGCAGGGTGGCGATGCTGCTCCTCGATAGCCGGGCTCCGACCGGCTAGACCAGGTCCCAGGTCAGCGGCGTCCCGCGGGCGACGTCGCGGGTGAAGGTGCGCCCCAGCACCGTCGTGATCGCGTCCGTCGGCAGCCCACCGGCGGGGCGGATGGACCGTACGTTGTCGTCGGTGACCTTCTCCCCCGCGGCGACGTCGGCGACGACGTAGAGCGAGCGGCGCAGCGCGAGGGTGTCCCGCTCGGACTCCCGCGGGCCGAACCGGGCCGGGCCCAGCGCGCGCCGTGCCACGTCGGTCTCGGTGACCAGCGACGCCAGCTCGCCGGGCTCCAGGGAGAAGTCCGAGTCGACCCCGCCGTCGGCCCGCTGCAGCGTCACGTGCTTCTCGATCGCGACGGCGCCGAGCGCGACCGCGGCGACGGGCACGCCGATGCCCGGGGTGTGGTCGGACAGGCCGACCGGCACGCCGAACGCCTCGCGCAGCGCGGGGATCGTCTGCAGGTTCGCGTCGACCGGGTCGGCGGGGTACGACGCCGTGCACGCCAGCAGCACGATCTCGGTCGCGCCACCGTCCCGGGCGGCGGCGACGGCCGCGTCGATCTCGGCCAGCGTCGCCATCCCGGTGGACATCACCATCGGCTTGCCGGTGGCCGCCATCCGCCGGATCAGCGGCAGGTCGACGAGCTCGGCCGACGCGACCTTGTAGGCCGGCGCGTCGAGCGACTCCAGCAGGTCGATCGCCGTCGGGTCGAACGGGCTGGAGAACGGGACGAGGCCGTGCTCGCGCGCCCGTGTGAAGAGCGGCGCGTGCCACTCCCACGGCGTGTGCGCCTGCTCGTAGAGCTGGTAGAGGTTCCGGCCTCCCCACAGCCCGTGGTCGTCGCGGATCCGGAAGGCCGGGCCGTCGGCGTCGATGGTGATCGTGTCGGCGCGGTAGGTCTGGAACTTGACCGCCTGCGCGCCGGTCCCGGCGATCGCGTCGACGATCTCCAGCGCGCGGTCCAGCGAGCCGTTGTGGTTGCCGGACACCTCCGCGATGACGAACGGCCGCTCGCCGGGCCCCACACGGTGGCCACCGATCTCGATCGCGTCGGGGATGCGCATGCCGCCGAGGGTAGTCACCGGCGGGCCAGCACCATCACCTCGGACACCGTGCCCTCCGAGTCCTGGCCGTACAGGCCGGCGTCGGAGTCGACGAGCTCGAAGCGGTCGAACATCTCCAGGTACCGGTGCCGGAGCATCGGCTCGCGCACGCCGGGCTTCCCGGTCGGCGAGTTGCGCAGCAGCAGCCAGCGCGCGCCGAGGTCGGTGACCAGGTTCGCGTAGTTCTCGACGACCTCGGGCTCCATCTCCTGGAACGAGATGAAGTTGGCGAACAGGTCGACGGTGCCGGTCAGCCGGGGCAGCTGCCAGGCGCAGAGCACCGTCGCCGGCCGGTCGATCTCGTCGATCGCGATCTTCTCCTGCTCGCGGGTGGCCGCGTAGTCGAGCACCCGGCCCTCCCCCAGCACCTCGCGCAGGTAGTGCGTCGCGACCGCGGCGACCGGCGGGATGTCGACGTCGATGTAGCGCACGTCCTCGGTGCCGGCGAGGATCTCGCCGAGCGTGCCGAACCCGCCGCCGATCTCCAGGACGGTCGTCACGTCGAGATCGGGCACGGCCCGCTTCAGCATCACCAGGCCACGCAGGTAGTTCAGCGAGGACCGGCTGAACCGGCGGCCGGCGAACACGAGCTGCTCGGCCGGCGCACCCGCGGTCGACTCGGAGAACCCGCCGAGGAACGGCGGCCGGTCGGCCGGGTCGAGCGCCGTGACCGAGGCGTGGTGCGCCCGCGCGACCGGGACCTGGTCGATGCGCTCACGCACCAGCCTGCCCGGCTCACCCGCCGTCCCCAGCACCCGCGCGAGCGCCGCGGCGGGCCGGGACACCGGGGCGTACTGCGGCGCGTAGAAGTACTGCGCGGACGGGTGCCCGCGGAACTCCGCGAACCCACGGTCACGAAGGTCGGAGACGACCTTCTCCAGTCCGGTCCGCCAGAAGTCGGTCGGCCGGTACAGTTCCGGCGCGTCATCCAGGTCGGACAGCATCAGCTCGAGCAGCGTCCTCGCATCCATCCCCTCCAGCGTACGGAATGCCCATTAGGTCCGGATCGCGGCCGACCGTCGCGTACCGCCCGGAACGGGACCGATAGCCTGCGGGGTGGCGGACGGGAGCACCCGGCGCCCGGGAGGAGCGAGGGAGTGGACGTGGCCGCCGACACCGGCACCTGGGTGGTGGTCCCCGTGTACAACGAGGAGACCGTCATCGCCGAGGTGGTCGACGGGATCCGCACCCGCTTCCCGAACGTGGTGTGTGTCGACGACGGCAGCCGCGACGCCTCCGCCGAGCGCATCGCGGGCACGGCGGCGCACCTCGTCAAGCACCCGATCAACCTCGGCCAGGGCGCGTCCCTGCAGACCGGGATCGACTACGCGCTGCGGCGCGGCGCCGAGCGGATCGTCACCTTCGACGCCGACGGGCAGCACGACATCGACGACGCCCACCGGATGGCGGAGCTCGTCCGCACCGGTCAGGCCGACGTCGTACTCGGCTCCCGGTTCCTGGAGTCCACCGAGCCGATCCCGCTGCTCAAGCGGATCGTGCTGCGCACGGTCGCGGCGCTGTCGCCGTCGAGCCGGAAGCTCAAGCTGACCGACGCCCACAACGGGCTCCGGGTGCTGTCCCGGCCGGTCGTCGAGGAGCTGCGGATCTCGATGAACGGGATGGCGCACGCGTCGGAGATCGTCGCGGCACTGGCCGGGTCGCCGTGGCGGATCCGCGAGGTGCCGGTCACCATTCACTACACCGAGTACTCCCGTTCCAAGGGGCAGTCGTTGTTCAACGGGGTGAACATCCTGTTCGACCTGTCGGTCCGGCAGCGATGACCCAGGAGGCGAACACCGTGATCCTGCAGATCCTCCTGCTGGTCGCCACGATCGGCGCGCTGGTCTACTTCGTCCGGAGCGGGCAGAGCGTGGGGGTCCGGGCGAGCAAGCGACTCGCGTTCGGCGCCTTCGTGGTGCTCAACATCTACGCGATCCTGCGGCCGGACGACGTCACGTTCGTCGCCCGCGCCCTGGGCATCGGCCGCGGTACCGACCTGATCGTCTACCTGCTGGTCGTCGCGTTCGTCTTCGGGATGCTGAACACCTACCTGCGGGACCGCGAGATCAGTCAGCACCTGACGAACCTGGCCCGGCAGATCGCCGTCCGCGACGCGGAGCTGAGCCGCCGTGAGGAGGAGCTCGCCCGGCGCCTGGACGCCCTCGACGCGCGCGACGCGCGGTCGGCGACGCTCTCCACCAACGGCAACCGCCTGGACGCGGAGGACACCGCTGCCGGCGCGGCCGGCCGGTCCGAGACCTGACCCGGACGACGCTCGCCCGACGACGAGGTCCACGGCCCGGGAAACGTCCGGCTCGTCCGGGACGACCCCACCCCCGCACCGCTCGCTGACACGGGAGGACCCATTGCGCGCGCTCGTGACCGGCGGCGCCGGTTTCATCGGCTCCACCCTCGTCGACACCCTGCTCGCCCGCGGTGACGAGGTGCTCGTCGTGGACGACCTGTCGTCCGGCAAGCGGGAGAACCTCGCCCCCGGCGTCGCGCTGACCGAGCTCGACATCCGCGACACCGACGGGTTCGCGAAGTGCGCCGCCGAGTTCGCACCCGAGGCGGTGTACCACCTGGCCGCACAGATCGACGTCCGCACGTCGATGGCCGACCCGGTGCACGACGCGTCGGTGAACGTCCTCGGCACGCTCTCGGTCCTGCAGGCCGCGCGGGACACCGGCGCCCGCGGGGTCGTCGTCTGCTCCACCGGTGGGGCGATCTACGGCGACGGCGCGCCGCTCCCGACGACCGAGGACGAGCCGGCCGAGCCGGAGTCGCCGTACGGGATGAGCAAGCTCGCCGCGGAGCGCTACACGCGGTTCTTCGTCCGGGCTCACGGCCTGCCCGCGCTGGTGCTGCGGTTCGCGAACGTCTACGGCCCGCGTCAGCACCCGGCCGGGGGCGCCGGCGTCGTGTCGCTGTTCTGCGACCGCGCGCGGAGCGGCCGGCGGCCCACCGTGTTCGGCGACGGCGGCCAGACCCGCGACTTCCTGTTCGTCGGTGACGTGGCGCGGGCCGCGACGGCCTCGGCGGACCGGCTCGCCGCTGGGGAGCTGGCCGGCGAGGTGTTCAACGTCGGGACCGGGACCGAGTCGACGGTCACCGAGCTCGCGGCGACGATCGGCCGGATCGCCGGGATCGACGAGGGCGCCTTCACCCCCGAGCACGAGCCGGCGCGTCCCGGGGAGCTGCGGCGCAGCTGCCTGGACCCGTCGCGCGGGATCGCGGCGCTCGGCCTCCCGGCCCCCACGACCCTCGCCGACGGTCTGGCGGCCACCTGGGCCTGGCACACGGGCCGTTCCTGACCCGTGCGCCCGGCCGGGGCGGTCAGCTGTAGACGGCGAGCGTGAGCATCGCGATCCAGGCCACCGCGAGCACCTGGAGCGCCCGGTCGCCCAGCGCGATCTCCTCGGGCTCCCCACCGGAGCCCTTGTCGACGTCCACCGAGTACCGCAGCACGGCGATCACGAACGGGACGATCGACAGCACCGACCACACGGTGTTGTGGTGCGCCTCGCGGATCTCGAACGCCCACAGGCCGTAGGTCATGATCATGACCGTGGCCGACAGCGACCAGATGTAGCGCAGGTACGAGGCCGAGTAGCTCTCCAGCGACTTCCGGATCTTCGCGCCGGTGTCCTCGGCGAGGCGCATCTCGGCGTACCGCTTGCCGGCGACCATGAACAGCGAGCCGAACCCGGTGACCAGCAGGAACCACTGGGACAGCGGGATCTCGGTCGCGACACCACCGGCGATGGACCGCATCAGGAAGCCGGACGCGACGATGCAGATGTCCAGCACCGGCTGGTGCTTCAGCCACAGGCAGTACGACAGCTGCACCGCCACGTAGACGGCGAGCACGACGATGAGCTGCCAGGTGCTCAGGATCGACAGCACGATCGCCGCCGCGAACAGCACCGCGGACGCCGCGTAGGCGAGCGGCACCGGCACGATGCCGGCGGCGATCGGGCGGCGGCGCTTCGTCGGGTGCGCGCGGTCGGCCTCGACGTCGAGCGCGTCGTTGACGAGGTAGACACCCGACGCGGCCAGCGAGAACGCCACGAACGCGATGAGGCAGTCGATCAGGACCTCGACGCCGAAGAGCCCGCCGCCGACGAACGGCGCGGCGAACACGAGGACGTTCTTCACCCACTGGCGCGGGCGCATCGTCTTGAGCAGGCCGCGGGCGACCATCGCCGTGGTCCGCTCGGACGGGTCCAGCGGGACGTGCGGCGCGGGGGTCCCGCCCGCGGCGTCGGCCTCGTGGCCCTCGGGGGTGCCGGCGTCGTCCGGGGCGTCCGGCTCGACGGGGGTGGTCGGGTCGGCGGCCTCCGCGACGGCGGCCTTCGACGGCGTGCCGGATCCGTCCGCGGAGGCGGCGGTGCCCGTCGAGCCGTCGGTGCCGGACGAGCCGTTCGACGAGGACGGGGATCCCTCGTCGTCGCGGTCGGTGCGGTCGACCTTCGTGGGGTCGGTGCTGGTCATGCGCTCACCCTCCGGTGCTGGGGTTGCGGCGGATCGCGCGTCGCGCGCCGGCGGCGACGGCCGCGCCGAGCGCGGTGCCGGTGGCGACGTCGGTCGGGTAGTGCACGCCGAGGACGAGGCGCGAGAGCGCCATCAGGCCGACCGTGGCTGCGGCCGCCGGCCGGGCGCGACGGCCGAGCAGGCCGCCGTAGAGCACGGCGGCCGCGGTCGTGGACGTGGCGTGCGAGGACGGGAAACTCAGCCGGCTCGGGGTGCCGACCAGGACGCGGACCGAGGGGTGGTCCGGGCGGCGCCGCCGGACGACGCGCTTGACGCCGATCGAGGCACCGTGTGCGAACGCCACCGCGGCCGCCGAACCGAGCCACTCACGGCGGCGCGGACGGTCCAGCGCGGCTCCGGCGAGGCCGATCGCGAGCCAGCCCGCGGCGTGCTCACCGAACAGCGACATGCCGCGCGCGACGCGGACGGAGCCGTCGTTCGCGAGCGTGTCCTGGACGGTCGCGAGCACGGCGATCTCGCCGGTCGCGGACGCGGTGTTCGGGGCGCCGGCGTCGGCGGTCGGTTGCGGACCGGAACGGTCCAGGGTGTCTGCCACGGGGTGGGGCCCTCCTGGCGTGCCGCTGGCACCCGGCTGGCCCGGGCGATGACAGCCCGTGATGGTACGCGCGGGCGGGTCCCCGGCCGGGATCGGGGCACGTCACGGACCCACGGATGAGGGCGGGGTGAACGGCCGGCGACCACCGCCCGCCCGGCGGGTGCACGGATGTGCGACCGCCGTCAGAACCAGCGTTCGAGGACCTCGGCGATGCCGTCGTGGGTGTTCGGCACGGTGACCTCGTCGGCCATCCCGACGAGGTCCGGGTGCGCGTTGCCCATCGCAACCCCGGTGCCCGCCCAGCGCAGCATCTCCCGGTCGTTCGGCATGTCCCCGAACGCGATCGTCTCCGCGGCGGTGACGCCGAGCCGCTCGGCGACGGCGGCCAGCCCGGTGGCCTTCGTGACGCCGGGCGCGGACGCCTCGATCAGCCCGGACGGGTGCGAGAACGTCAGGTCGGCCAGCCCGTCCACCCGCGGTGCGAGCGCCTTCATCATCTGCTCGCTGGTCAGCTCCGGTGCCCGGACGAGCACCTTGGTGGCCGGGTGGGCGAGGAGCTCGTCGTGGCCGGCCTCGCCGCCGTCGTGCTCGCCCCAGGCGTGCACGTAGCCGGGGCCGGTGAGGAACTCGTCGACGGTGCCCCGCGCGATGCCGCCGGAGATCGCGTTCCCGACCCGCTCGACGCCGAGCCCGCAGCCCGGGAACAGCTCGCCGGCGAGCGCCGCGAGGGTGCGGACCGCGTCCGGGGCCAGCGTGTGCGCGCCGAGGACGACGTCGTCGACGGCGTCGTAGAGCACCGCCCCGTTCGCGCACACGCACAGCCGCACCAGCCCCTCCGGGAGCCGCGCCACGATCGGGGGGATCCAGCGCGGCGGCCGTCCGGTGACGAGCACGAAACCGGCGCCCGCACCGACCAGCCGTCCGACGACGGCGGCGGTGCGCGGCGAGACGGCGCCGCCGTCGTCGAGGAGGGTCCCGTCGACGTCGGTGGCGACCAACCGCGGTGGCTTCTCGGCGATCACGACACCGAGCCTACGGATACCGGGACGGCTGCCCGATGTCGATGTTCGGCCCCGCGGGGGACGGCCGGGTGGATACCCTCGTCGGGTGCGTGTTCTGGTGGTCGCGGCCCCGCTGGCGGGGCACCTGACACCGCTGCTCCCGTTCGCGCACGCGCTCTGGGACTCCGGTCACGAGGTCCTGCTGGCCAGCGGCGGTGAGGCACTCCCGTCGGGCGGTCCCGGGCCGCTGCCCTTCATCGACGTCGCCCGGAACCTGCGCATCGGACGGCTGGCGGCGCGATCGCTCGTCGCGCACCCGGCGACCGCACGCGCGGAGCTGGCCGGAAAGGGAGGGGACGCCGGTGTCCGGTCGTTGTTCGCGCCGGTCAACGAGGAGCTGACCGACGCGCTGGTGACCGTCACCGAGCAGTGGCGGCCGGACGTCGTCCTGCACGAGCCGCTGGCGGTGGCGGGGGCGCTCGCCGCCGCGCGGCACGACGTCCCCGCCGTGCTGCACGAGAACGGCCT
Proteins encoded in this window:
- a CDS encoding HAD family hydrolase, which translates into the protein MIAEKPPRLVATDVDGTLLDDGGAVSPRTAAVVGRLVGAGAGFVLVTGRPPRWIPPIVARLPEGLVRLCVCANGAVLYDAVDDVVLGAHTLAPDAVRTLAALAGELFPGCGLGVERVGNAISGGIARGTVDEFLTGPGYVHAWGEHDGGEAGHDELLAHPATKVLVRAPELTSEQMMKALAPRVDGLADLTFSHPSGLIEASAPGVTKATGLAAVAERLGVTAAETIAFGDMPNDREMLRWAGTGVAMGNAHPDLVGMADEVTVPNTHDGIAEVLERWF